The following are encoded in a window of Lacinutrix sp. WUR7 genomic DNA:
- a CDS encoding AAA family ATPase produces MEHNSTFPIKQNELDMLRDEATSYIKSVQWEQSQRAKNKDKDAKDESILLYLSRANNGSNVSLTSVSKTILALKKRLLPESVAIPIHLNHTLYAVQEGITLGIWIKDSFYDASGLSTLIDNRSALDSDGKREYESKMHTATAYMLFATAYKILYDLKPHASDDLSVMKQKFAGIPEVSLISPLKGIACQLFYYDKYLSHPDIIKSDKDVIDFTVVYFEALIDEIQLRKSSLEYTETIVDRTYKLEKSDFAVSGWDNVFQGTAKSIEFNKIEFEQIVGNRDAKHFARRLTERMLSYDFEEKKNPFQELGGFMPVFMGYGIPGTGKSMLIAAIATRLKMHCDNLDIPFLFHPMPDTLISTFQGGSAEKMVEWMKPLQDPTKLIFAPIDDAENNLQERTAQGVSAGVKEVIGVFLRYTEGAYAVNYGNSSVGLFTNLPEMLDKAVISRVQGRFKIDGARTEHDFLDQDHLWWRKLDTTMPNFVNMQGPENYSYLQDQGLAKSMGEILNVSNKPTEQRVLDAYGKVEKHFKTNHHLFYANLYMEIQKIFPFFSSRDVRNIQSAVSLRLTDFDLEEDWFDNPEIYFKKDYDTKFNMLQELMRANMKGLDFSEIRRQEVVRYLDNVATIADTDFKRKVDARVNQMNIDLKARETFGK; encoded by the coding sequence ATGGAACACAACTCAACATTCCCAATAAAACAAAATGAATTAGATATGCTTCGTGACGAAGCAACTAGTTATATAAAATCGGTGCAATGGGAACAAAGCCAACGTGCAAAAAATAAAGATAAGGACGCAAAAGACGAATCCATATTACTGTATTTGTCACGAGCAAATAACGGAAGCAATGTGAGTTTAACGTCTGTTTCTAAAACGATTTTAGCTTTAAAAAAGCGTTTGTTGCCAGAATCTGTAGCAATTCCTATTCATTTAAATCACACGCTTTACGCAGTTCAAGAAGGAATTACATTGGGTATTTGGATAAAAGATAGTTTTTACGACGCATCTGGTTTATCTACTTTGATAGATAATAGATCTGCTTTAGATAGTGACGGAAAACGAGAATACGAAAGTAAAATGCACACCGCAACGGCATATATGCTTTTTGCTACTGCTTATAAAATTTTATACGATTTAAAACCACATGCTTCCGACGATCTATCGGTTATGAAGCAAAAGTTTGCAGGCATTCCAGAAGTCTCTTTGATTTCACCTTTAAAAGGAATTGCTTGTCAGTTGTTTTATTATGATAAATACCTTTCGCATCCAGATATTATAAAATCGGATAAAGATGTCATCGATTTTACAGTGGTTTATTTTGAAGCATTAATCGATGAAATTCAACTCCGAAAAAGTAGTTTAGAATACACCGAAACCATTGTCGATAGAACCTATAAACTAGAAAAAAGTGATTTTGCAGTTTCTGGTTGGGATAATGTATTTCAAGGAACCGCAAAAAGTATCGAATTCAATAAAATAGAATTCGAACAAATTGTTGGAAACAGAGATGCAAAACACTTTGCAAGACGTTTAACAGAACGTATGCTGAGTTACGATTTTGAAGAAAAAAAGAATCCGTTTCAAGAACTTGGTGGTTTTATGCCTGTTTTTATGGGGTACGGAATTCCGGGAACGGGAAAGAGTATGCTTATTGCAGCTATTGCCACACGATTAAAAATGCATTGCGATAATTTAGATATCCCGTTTTTGTTTCACCCAATGCCAGACACGTTAATTAGTACGTTTCAAGGTGGTTCTGCTGAGAAAATGGTAGAGTGGATGAAGCCTTTACAAGATCCTACCAAATTAATTTTTGCACCAATTGATGATGCCGAAAATAATCTGCAAGAACGTACAGCACAAGGTGTTTCGGCAGGAGTTAAAGAAGTAATTGGTGTATTTTTAAGGTACACAGAAGGTGCTTATGCTGTGAATTATGGAAATAGTTCGGTAGGTTTATTTACCAATCTTCCAGAGATGTTAGATAAAGCGGTTATTTCTCGTGTACAAGGACGATTTAAAATTGATGGAGCAAGAACCGAACACGACTTTTTAGATCAAGATCATTTGTGGTGGCGAAAATTAGATACTACCATGCCAAATTTTGTAAACATGCAAGGTCCAGAAAACTATAGTTATCTGCAAGATCAAGGTTTAGCAAAAAGTATGGGAGAAATTCTAAATGTTTCTAACAAACCAACAGAACAGCGAGTTTTAGATGCCTATGGTAAAGTAGAAAAACATTTTAAAACCAACCATCATTTATTTTATGCGAATCTGTATATGGAGATTCAAAAGATATTTCCATTCTTTTCTTCTCGTGATGTGCGTAATATTCAAAGTGCTGTTTCGCTGCGTTTAACCGATTTCGATTTAGAAGAAGATTGGTTTGATAATCCGGAAATCTATTTCAAAAAAGATTACGATACCAAATTCAATATGCTGCAAGAATTAATGCGTGCCAATATGAAAGGTTTAGATTTTTCAGAAATAAGAAGACAAGAAGTAGTACGCTATTTAGATAATGTGGCAACCATTGCAGATACCGACTTTAAACGAAAAGTAGATGCAAGAGTAAATCAAATGAATATAGATCTAAAAGCAAGAGAGACTTTTGGGAAGTAA
- a CDS encoding NUDIX domain-containing protein, translating into MNKLKNITNKILSNGWATLNQIDYDYQFNDGSWKRVSRESYDRGNGACILLYNKEKGTVILTKQFRMPAYANNKNEGMSIEVCAGAIDNNEAPEVCIIREVEEEVGYKIPKATKVLEAYTSPGAVTEKMYLFVAAYTDVMQVNEGGGLESENEEIEVMEVPFTKAIEMMNNQTILDAKTIMLLQYAQIHNLLIPA; encoded by the coding sequence ATGAACAAACTAAAAAACATAACAAACAAAATACTTTCCAATGGATGGGCTACTTTAAATCAAATCGATTACGATTATCAATTTAACGATGGCAGTTGGAAACGCGTATCTAGAGAAAGTTACGATAGAGGCAACGGCGCGTGTATTTTATTATACAACAAAGAAAAAGGGACAGTTATTTTGACGAAACAATTCCGAATGCCAGCCTATGCAAACAACAAAAACGAAGGCATGTCCATCGAAGTTTGCGCAGGAGCAATAGATAATAATGAAGCTCCCGAAGTTTGTATAATTAGAGAAGTGGAAGAAGAAGTTGGTTATAAAATACCAAAAGCAACCAAGGTTTTAGAAGCGTACACTTCTCCAGGAGCCGTTACCGAAAAAATGTATTTGTTTGTTGCAGCATATACAGATGTCATGCAAGTAAATGAAGGTGGCGGATTAGAAAGCGAAAATGAAGAAATTGAAGTTATGGAAGTTCCTTTTACTAAAGCTATTGAGATGATGAACAATCAAACCATTCTGGATGCAAAAACAATTATGTTATTGCAATATGCACAAATACATAATTTGTTAATTCCTGCGTAG
- a CDS encoding DUF6638 family protein, which translates to MQKLKNANLYQSELIPISGKLVERYNKCLVKLGFDATSLTRFSIDGIGWSPEIAAEKKDMHYLNHGDANPHGIIITPLQKGKPVYIPYHTFDREMMKFVFSTYETKINDITRDCAICLDFNQHIDAFYEPLDVLKYDTVSINFHLINELYHVQKKQFELIEKFKRGNNFIDEDLQQQLLNSAKTYGDLRQRDLELPVLEFKTNSFYTRALGGVYVLRDFISEIVVFEDKESYKEAIKDTIHDVLIYHIEQPELMEKLRDHVIIECDLDKVIKTPQYSRVKKMMLYKELKETKHPIKDILDDNVLFRRYLNTIDGAALKRVNGVEIYLEKMERSNAFKIHDLVDQKFYDALHQPHSSLNAKHQDLIWKLLINVSPKDVLFLYWYDKEAFYKAYQTYSDSMKDWVIETISNNI; encoded by the coding sequence ATGCAAAAATTAAAAAACGCAAATTTATACCAAAGCGAACTAATTCCAATAAGTGGAAAATTAGTAGAGCGTTACAACAAATGCCTAGTGAAATTAGGGTTTGATGCTACTTCGCTCACTCGTTTTTCTATCGACGGAATTGGTTGGAGTCCGGAAATAGCTGCAGAAAAAAAGGACATGCATTACCTAAATCATGGCGATGCAAATCCGCACGGAATCATCATTACACCATTACAAAAAGGAAAACCAGTGTACATTCCGTATCACACTTTCGATCGTGAAATGATGAAATTTGTTTTTAGTACTTACGAAACTAAAATTAATGATATCACCAGAGATTGCGCTATTTGTTTAGATTTCAATCAACATATTGATGCTTTTTATGAGCCGTTAGATGTGCTTAAATACGATACGGTTTCTATAAATTTTCATTTGATAAATGAATTGTATCATGTGCAAAAAAAACAATTTGAACTGATAGAAAAGTTTAAAAGAGGTAATAATTTTATAGACGAAGATTTACAGCAGCAATTATTAAATTCGGCGAAAACCTACGGTGATTTACGTCAGAGAGATTTAGAATTACCAGTATTAGAATTTAAAACAAACTCATTTTATACAAGAGCGCTTGGAGGCGTTTATGTATTGCGAGATTTTATTAGTGAAATTGTAGTTTTCGAAGATAAGGAAAGTTATAAAGAAGCGATAAAAGATACCATTCACGACGTACTAATTTATCATATCGAGCAACCAGAACTCATGGAGAAATTACGTGATCATGTAATCATAGAATGTGATTTAGATAAAGTCATTAAAACTCCACAATACAGTCGTGTGAAGAAAATGATGCTGTATAAGGAATTAAAAGAAACCAAGCATCCTATAAAAGATATTTTAGACGACAATGTGTTATTTCGAAGATATTTAAACACTATCGATGGAGCTGCTTTAAAACGCGTAAATGGCGTAGAGATTTATTTGGAAAAAATGGAACGAAGCAACGCTTTTAAGATTCATGATTTAGTAGATCAAAAGTTTTATGATGCATTGCACCAGCCGCATTCTTCCTTAAATGCAAAACACCAAGATTTAATCTGGAAACTGCTAATTAATGTGTCACCTAAAGATGTGCTGTTTTTATATTGGTACGATAAAGAAGCATTTTATAAAGCCTATCAAACATACAGCGACTCTATGAAAGATTGGGTTATAGAAACAATTAGTAACAATATCTAA
- a CDS encoding helix-turn-helix domain-containing protein, with translation MEEEYIKLIFGLKLKQIRTDKDLSLFGLSKLSGLSKSYLNEIEKGKKYPKPDKIATLSEKLDIPYDQMVSLKLDKNLAPIGEILQSKILKEIPLEVFGIKESTLIEIVANAPAKVNAFISTIIEIAQHYNFSKESFYLASLRSYQEANNNYFNDLEESVIAFAKAYQIDLTQPITSKDLEDILVEEYGYTIHNNELDKHKSLDNLRSVFVPKNKNLLLASEIDDAQRTFIYAKELAYNYLKLEDRLYTFSWIKFENFDQVLNNFYASYFAGALILPKALITEKLKTIFNKKTFDTSLFEKTMQSFNASPESFYQRLTNILPKEFNIQNLFFLRFTHKAGTDKYHLKKELHLSHQHSPRANETNESYCRRWVSLHVLKEISNNNKEHVFDMQISNYPSDNMKYLVLSSATKDPFRENHYRSISIGLLINKQLLKKLQFAENKKIITQDVGVTCERCAIQNCEVRKAPAIFLDRIEKNNQIEKVVAELNERFS, from the coding sequence ATGGAAGAAGAATATATAAAGCTCATATTTGGCTTGAAACTCAAGCAAATACGTACAGACAAGGATTTATCGCTTTTTGGTTTATCGAAACTTTCTGGACTTTCAAAATCGTATTTAAACGAAATTGAAAAAGGAAAAAAATATCCAAAACCGGATAAAATCGCAACACTTTCGGAGAAATTAGATATCCCTTATGATCAAATGGTATCTCTAAAACTAGATAAGAACCTCGCTCCTATTGGTGAGATTCTTCAGTCCAAGATTTTAAAAGAAATTCCGTTAGAAGTCTTCGGAATCAAAGAAAGTACCTTGATAGAAATTGTAGCGAATGCTCCTGCAAAAGTGAATGCTTTTATAAGTACCATTATTGAAATTGCACAGCATTATAACTTTAGTAAGGAAAGTTTTTACTTAGCTTCGCTTCGTTCATACCAAGAAGCAAATAATAATTATTTTAATGATTTAGAGGAAAGTGTTATTGCTTTCGCTAAAGCCTATCAAATCGATCTAACGCAACCGATTACTTCTAAAGACCTGGAAGATATTTTAGTGGAAGAATACGGTTATACCATTCATAATAACGAATTAGACAAACATAAAAGCTTAGATAATTTGCGTTCTGTGTTTGTGCCGAAAAACAAAAACTTACTATTAGCAAGTGAAATTGATGATGCACAACGTACTTTTATTTACGCGAAAGAATTGGCTTATAATTATTTAAAATTAGAAGATAGATTATACACGTTCTCTTGGATTAAATTTGAGAATTTTGATCAGGTGCTAAATAATTTTTATGCTTCGTATTTTGCAGGAGCATTAATTTTACCAAAAGCATTAATCACAGAAAAACTAAAAACTATTTTTAATAAAAAGACTTTTGACACTTCGCTTTTTGAAAAAACAATGCAAAGTTTTAATGCTTCGCCAGAATCTTTTTACCAACGTTTAACGAATATTCTACCTAAAGAATTTAATATTCAGAATTTATTCTTTTTACGATTTACGCATAAAGCTGGAACCGATAAATATCATCTTAAAAAAGAGCTACATTTATCGCATCAACATTCTCCTCGTGCCAATGAAACCAATGAAAGTTATTGTCGACGTTGGGTTTCTTTACATGTATTAAAAGAAATTAGCAACAACAATAAAGAACATGTTTTTGATATGCAAATATCGAATTACCCAAGTGATAATATGAAGTATTTAGTGCTTTCCTCGGCCACTAAAGATCCGTTTAGAGAAAACCATTACCGAAGTATCAGTATTGGATTACTAATAAATAAACAACTTCTTAAGAAGCTTCAGTTTGCGGAAAACAAAAAGATAATAACGCAAGATGTTGGTGTTACTTGTGAACGTTGCGCCATTCAAAATTGTGAAGTACGAAAAGCGCCAGCTATATTTTTAGACAGAATAGAAAAGAATAATCAGATTGAAAAGGTGGTTGCCGAATTAAATGAGAGGTTTAGTTAG
- the aceB gene encoding malate synthase A, with protein MENTLLKQTKIQFAKSVKNYYPEILTDNALAFITALHEKFNSKRLELLSRREQEQEVFDTGKFPEFPRETKNIREGEWTAGRIPLDMQDRRVEITGPVDRKMIINALNSGAKTFMADLEDSNAPTWSNTIEGQQNLIDANNKTISLYDSRKDKSYQLNSKTAVLLVRPRGLHLNERHILINNEEASGSLVDFGLYVFHNTKSLMENGTAPYFYLPKLEHYLEARWWNEVFTFAEDYLNVPQGTFKATVLVETITASFQLDEIIYELKEHIVGLNCGRWDYIFSYIKKFRNHPNFVVPNRDQVTMTTPFMDAYSKLVIQRCHKRGILAIGGMAAQIPIKNNEEANAAALEKVRKDKEREVKNGHDGTWVAHPDLVAVAMQEFNKYMPTPNQLNVLREDVHITAEDLVEIPQGTVTEAGIRKNINVGILYTEAWLRGHGAVALYNLMEDAATAEISRTQVWQWLKNEVQLEDGRLFTRSLFDAIFDSEVEKIITIIGQDKIEDTKFELAIELFERLVTQEKFEEFLTLSAYQYI; from the coding sequence ATGGAAAACACACTTTTAAAACAAACGAAGATCCAATTCGCGAAATCCGTGAAAAATTACTATCCTGAAATTTTAACCGATAATGCGCTAGCTTTTATAACTGCTTTACATGAAAAGTTTAATTCGAAAAGATTAGAGTTATTAAGTAGAAGAGAACAAGAACAAGAAGTTTTTGATACTGGAAAGTTTCCAGAGTTTCCTAGAGAGACTAAAAACATTAGAGAAGGCGAATGGACTGCAGGAAGAATTCCTTTAGACATGCAAGACAGACGTGTAGAAATTACAGGTCCTGTCGATAGAAAAATGATCATTAACGCCTTAAACTCTGGAGCAAAAACGTTTATGGCCGATTTAGAAGATAGTAATGCACCAACTTGGTCGAATACTATTGAAGGACAGCAAAACTTAATAGATGCCAATAATAAGACGATTTCTTTATATGATTCTAGAAAAGATAAGTCGTACCAATTAAATAGTAAAACAGCGGTTTTATTAGTAAGACCAAGAGGTTTACATTTAAACGAAAGACATATTCTTATTAATAATGAAGAGGCTTCAGGAAGTTTAGTAGACTTTGGTTTATATGTTTTTCATAATACAAAATCCTTGATGGAAAACGGAACGGCTCCTTATTTTTACCTTCCAAAATTAGAACATTACTTAGAAGCACGTTGGTGGAATGAGGTATTCACTTTCGCTGAAGATTATTTAAATGTGCCACAAGGAACCTTTAAAGCAACCGTTTTAGTAGAAACGATTACGGCAAGTTTTCAGCTAGACGAAATTATTTATGAGTTGAAAGAGCATATTGTAGGTTTAAATTGTGGTCGTTGGGATTATATTTTTTCCTATATCAAGAAATTTAGAAACCATCCAAATTTCGTAGTTCCTAATCGTGATCAGGTTACGATGACTACGCCATTTATGGATGCATATTCAAAATTGGTTATTCAACGTTGCCATAAAAGAGGAATTCTTGCTATTGGTGGAATGGCAGCTCAAATTCCGATTAAAAATAATGAAGAAGCAAATGCTGCGGCTTTAGAAAAAGTTAGAAAAGACAAAGAACGTGAAGTTAAAAACGGACACGATGGTACTTGGGTTGCACATCCAGATTTGGTTGCCGTTGCTATGCAAGAATTTAACAAATACATGCCAACACCAAACCAATTAAATGTGCTTCGTGAAGATGTACATATTACCGCTGAAGATTTAGTCGAAATCCCTCAAGGTACCGTAACCGAAGCAGGAATTAGAAAAAATATTAACGTTGGTATTTTATATACCGAAGCTTGGCTGCGAGGTCATGGCGCAGTAGCATTATATAATTTAATGGAAGATGCTGCAACTGCCGAAATATCCAGAACACAAGTCTGGCAATGGCTAAAAAACGAAGTCCAACTAGAGGATGGTAGATTATTTACAAGATCTTTATTTGATGCTATTTTTGATAGTGAAGTCGAAAAAATCATTACCATAATTGGTCAAGATAAAATAGAGGATACCAAGTTTGAATTGGCAATTGAGTTGTTTGAAAGATTAGTAACACAAGAAAAATTTGAAGAGTTTTTAACACTTTCAGCATACCAATACATTTAA
- a CDS encoding isocitrate lyase — protein sequence MKNLAQSNYSSALEKVRNLKAKYGNTWNAINPENAARMVTQNRFKTGLDIAKYTAAIMREDMAAYDADSSNYTQSLGCWHGFVAQQKMIAVKKHHKTTSKRYLYLSGWMVAALRSEFGPLPDQSMHEKTAVPSLIAEIYDFLRQADAIELNDLFKRLENGEDVQDQIDNFETHIVPIIADIDAGFGNEEATYLLTKKMIEAGACAIQIENQVSDAKQCGHQDGKVTVPHEDFIAKLNAIRYAFLELGIEDGIIVARTDSEGAGLTQKLPVSQEPGDLASQYLAFVEAEEIAIDEAREDDVLLKRDGKLVRPVRLPNGLYKFKDGSNIDRVVLDCITSLQNGADLLWIETPTPNVKQIAHMVNRVKEVVPNAKLVYNNSPSFNWTLNFRKQVFEEMLAEGENMTAYDRNNLMNAEYDNTELCFRADEKIKTFQKDGAREAGIFHHLITLPTYHTTALHMNDLTKGYFGEEGMLAYVKGVQRQEIRKGVSCVKHQRMAGSDLGDDHKAFFAGDRALKAGGENNTSNQFGSDKQSTEAKEKEGVLA from the coding sequence ATGAAAAATTTAGCACAAAGTAATTATAGTTCAGCTTTAGAAAAAGTAAGAAATCTTAAAGCAAAGTATGGAAATACTTGGAATGCAATAAACCCAGAAAACGCAGCTAGAATGGTGACACAAAATCGTTTTAAAACAGGTTTAGACATCGCTAAATATACAGCAGCAATTATGCGAGAAGATATGGCTGCTTATGATGCCGATTCTTCGAATTACACACAATCTTTAGGTTGCTGGCACGGATTTGTTGCCCAACAAAAAATGATTGCCGTTAAAAAACATCATAAAACAACAAGCAAAAGATACTTATACCTTTCTGGTTGGATGGTTGCTGCATTACGTTCAGAATTCGGACCATTACCAGATCAGTCTATGCACGAAAAAACTGCAGTACCAAGTCTTATAGCAGAAATCTATGATTTTCTACGTCAGGCAGATGCTATCGAATTGAATGATTTATTTAAAAGACTAGAAAACGGGGAAGATGTGCAAGATCAAATAGATAATTTTGAAACCCATATCGTTCCAATTATTGCAGATATTGATGCTGGTTTTGGAAACGAAGAAGCGACGTATTTATTAACTAAAAAAATGATTGAAGCAGGAGCTTGTGCGATTCAGATAGAAAACCAGGTGTCGGATGCAAAACAATGCGGACATCAAGATGGAAAGGTAACCGTGCCACATGAAGATTTTATAGCGAAATTAAATGCTATTCGTTATGCCTTTTTAGAATTAGGAATAGAGGATGGAATTATAGTAGCAAGAACAGATTCGGAAGGAGCAGGTTTAACACAAAAACTTCCAGTAAGTCAAGAGCCAGGAGATTTAGCGTCACAGTATTTAGCTTTTGTAGAAGCAGAAGAAATTGCTATTGATGAAGCTAGAGAAGATGATGTATTGCTTAAAAGAGATGGTAAATTAGTGCGTCCGGTACGTTTACCAAACGGTTTGTATAAATTTAAAGATGGATCGAATATTGATCGTGTGGTTTTAGATTGTATTACCAGTCTTCAAAATGGCGCAGATTTATTATGGATTGAAACCCCAACACCAAATGTGAAACAAATTGCACATATGGTAAATAGAGTAAAAGAAGTGGTGCCAAATGCGAAATTGGTTTATAACAATTCACCATCTTTTAACTGGACATTAAATTTCCGTAAACAAGTATTTGAAGAAATGCTTGCAGAAGGAGAAAATATGACTGCTTACGATAGAAATAATTTAATGAATGCAGAATATGACAATACTGAGTTGTGCTTCCGTGCAGACGAGAAAATCAAAACATTCCAAAAAGATGGCGCAAGAGAAGCTGGTATTTTTCACCACTTAATTACGTTGCCAACCTACCATACAACCGCATTGCATATGAATGATTTAACCAAAGGTTATTTTGGAGAAGAAGGTATGCTTGCTTATGTTAAAGGTGTACAAAGACAAGAAATTAGAAAAGGAGTTTCTTGTGTAAAGCACCAAAGAATGGCTGGTTCTGATCTTGGAGATGATCATAAAGCCTTTTTTGCAGGAGATAGAGCTTTAAAAGCAGGAGGTGAAAATAATACTTCTAACCAATTTGGTTCCGATAAACAAAGTACGGAAGCTAAGGAAAAAGAAGGTGTACTAGCTTAG
- a CDS encoding bifunctional helix-turn-helix transcriptional regulator/GNAT family N-acetyltransferase, with protein sequence MDALQGFGELAIGSRLKRISEFMMKETQLVYNHFNIDFDPYLFPTFKIIVNKKGVTNTEINESLNISQPAVTQALNKLSKKGLIAVSNSKTDKRKKNIQLSKKGENFLIQIIPIWNGIDSIIKEFTMHSSSSLIEHLNKLESKLNAQPLSQLIIDKIKMNTPTQLEIIAYDNIYAKDFYNLNIEWLKKYFVVEPYDEEVLGKPDTYIIAKGGYIFFAKLENEIVGTVALMPIEEEGTFELTKMAVSPAHRGFKIGQKLMQHCLDFAREQEFKRLLLYSSRKLENAIYIYRKYGFIEQPLEKNSPYQRSDIKMEYPL encoded by the coding sequence ATGGATGCACTACAAGGTTTCGGAGAATTAGCAATAGGCTCTCGATTAAAACGAATTAGTGAGTTTATGATGAAGGAAACACAACTCGTATACAATCATTTTAACATCGATTTTGATCCGTATTTGTTTCCCACTTTTAAAATAATTGTCAATAAAAAAGGAGTTACAAATACAGAAATTAATGAGTCTTTAAACATATCACAACCTGCCGTTACACAAGCATTAAACAAATTATCTAAAAAGGGATTAATAGCGGTTTCCAATTCAAAAACAGATAAAAGAAAAAAAAATATTCAGCTTTCCAAAAAAGGAGAAAATTTTCTTATTCAAATTATACCTATTTGGAATGGCATCGATTCTATAATTAAAGAATTCACCATGCATTCTTCCTCCTCATTAATAGAACATTTAAATAAATTAGAAAGTAAACTAAATGCACAACCATTAAGTCAATTAATAATAGATAAAATAAAAATGAATACACCAACACAACTAGAAATCATTGCTTATGATAACATATATGCTAAAGATTTTTACAACTTAAATATAGAATGGTTAAAAAAATATTTTGTTGTTGAGCCGTATGATGAAGAGGTGCTTGGCAAGCCTGATACATATATTATAGCCAAAGGTGGTTATATCTTTTTTGCTAAATTAGAAAATGAAATTGTTGGCACAGTAGCACTAATGCCAATAGAAGAAGAAGGGACTTTCGAGCTAACAAAAATGGCAGTTTCTCCTGCACATAGAGGTTTTAAAATCGGACAAAAACTCATGCAACATTGTTTAGATTTTGCAAGAGAACAAGAATTTAAAAGACTACTACTCTACTCGAGCCGAAAACTAGAAAATGCAATCTACATTTATAGAAAATACGGGTTTATTGAACAACCATTAGAAAAGAATTCGCCGTACCAACGAAGTGATATTAAAATGGAATATCCTTTATAA
- a CDS encoding formimidoylglutamase: MDKLVLFNDTKLKSLLNKRPKESKFGEHIQVLTSVSNIYEQLINLDVSYVLIGLPEDVGVFANHGKSGTSITFHAVIKILLNIQSNQFTHAKKVLILGHLDFNEAHEKLKTLDQTKKKDVEKARKMVQKIDKQVSNLVHTIVKAGKIPIIIGGGHNNAYGNIKGSSLALNTSVNAVNFDAHTDFRDEEGRHSGNGFSYAFAEGFLNNYFIFGLHENYNSQNILNRIAKQKRIAFNTFEAIAVRRELKFKKEMERALKHVSAKPFGIEIDCDAIENIPSSAMTPSGFSVTKARSFVDYFGKHKNATYLHISEAVANPENETQVGKLISYLITDFIRANTTK, translated from the coding sequence ATGGACAAATTGGTTTTATTTAACGACACAAAACTAAAAAGCTTGCTTAATAAAAGACCAAAAGAATCTAAATTTGGCGAACACATTCAAGTATTAACCTCTGTTTCCAATATATACGAGCAACTTATAAATTTAGATGTTAGCTATGTTTTAATTGGTTTACCTGAAGATGTAGGAGTTTTCGCAAATCACGGAAAATCAGGGACTTCCATTACTTTTCATGCCGTAATTAAAATTTTGTTAAATATACAAAGCAACCAATTTACACATGCCAAGAAAGTCCTTATTTTAGGACATTTAGATTTTAATGAAGCACACGAAAAACTAAAAACGCTAGATCAAACCAAAAAGAAAGATGTAGAGAAAGCTCGAAAAATGGTGCAAAAAATAGACAAACAGGTGTCTAATTTAGTGCATACCATAGTTAAGGCTGGCAAAATACCAATTATTATTGGTGGCGGACACAACAACGCTTATGGTAATATTAAAGGAAGTTCGCTCGCTTTAAACACCTCTGTAAATGCTGTTAATTTTGATGCACATACCGATTTTAGAGATGAAGAAGGAAGGCATAGTGGTAATGGTTTTAGCTACGCTTTCGCGGAAGGGTTTTTAAATAATTACTTTATTTTTGGATTACATGAAAACTATAATTCACAAAATATTTTAAACCGTATTGCAAAACAAAAACGGATTGCTTTTAATACGTTTGAAGCCATTGCTGTTCGAAGAGAACTAAAATTTAAAAAAGAAATGGAACGCGCTTTAAAACACGTTTCTGCAAAACCTTTTGGTATTGAAATAGATTGTGATGCCATTGAAAACATACCAAGTAGCGCCATGACACCAAGTGGATTCTCAGTTACTAAAGCTAGAAGCTTTGTAGATTATTTCGGAAAACATAAAAACGCAACGTACTTACATATTAGTGAAGCGGTTGCTAATCCAGAAAACGAAACACAAGTCGGTAAATTAATAAGCTATTTAATCACCGATTTTATTAGAGCAAACACCACCAAATAA